The Chryseolinea soli nucleotide sequence GATGATTTGTGTTTTAGTTTTTGATAGCATAAAAGTTTTGATTTGAATGATTATTTGTTTGCGGATTGCGAGGTGAGATTCCACCAACTCATTACTTCATCGGAGGAGAGCTCAAAGGCGAATTGCTCTTTGGAAGCATCGCAGATGTAGAAGCTGATCGCCAATGGATAGGAGGTATTTTGCAGATGGGGGTAGCGGATAAACAATGCATTGAACAATGCTTCGCTTTCCGACTTACCCGTCCCATATTCTGCAATGAGTTGAATGAGCGTTTTGATTTCCTCCAGCAGGTCAGCTACTGTTCCGATCAAGAGCTGGTCTTTCTCTCCGCTATGAATTGTTTCTGGTTCTTCATCCTTGCCGGATGTGATGATATCTTCTGACGAGATTTCTGAGGAACGGATTGCATACGACTCAGGCAAAGCCTGCGCAACACCCATGAGATTTTCGATGGGTTCTTTTAGTTCGGGTTCAGCTGAAGGGGATGGGATAGAAGGGTGAGACAAAGATTTTACCCAATCGGCAATTTCTTTGCGATACAGCATGAGTGAAGTGATCGAGTAGTAACCCGCAACAAGAAGTGTTGTGAGGGTAAGGAATGATTGCCAGGAGATAAAGTTGAACATATGCCTTCGCGTTTGATTCGAAGGCGAAAATCAGTCAGTTTAAAAAGTACTATGCACAACTTGCAGCAAGTTGCGTGCGATTTATTTTTCTGAGGCTGTAGGGATCAATATTTGTTCCTCTCAATAGCGAGCGCCAAAAGGAAGCAGATACTATGAAATTCTTCCCTTGCGCAGTAAGCATTGATTTAATTTGATTCGGTTATGTTCCATGTGGAAGCAAGCCCGCTTGAAGAAATGGATCGAGTCGAAAGATTTTACGATGCCTTTGGCATTGTACGGGATTGCTATAGTTCTACCTGTTTGAGATACTGTTCAAACATTCTGATTTGTTTTGCCTCGCCATTGTTAAAATGGGCTTTAAAGCCCAGAAATCTCGTCAATATTTCTATTTATTATTAGAAATAACAATTTTCAGAAATATTATTGATATCAATGTCTTCCTTCCCGCCATCTATTTTCCCTCCATCTCACTCATTCGTTGCATGAGCCGGCCTTTCAGTTGATCCAGAAAAGCGGTCTGGCCGGTCTTACGCATTCGAATCCCCAGGAATGTCCTGTAGTAATTGCCAAGATTGACATTAAATAACGCTTCCATCGTTTCCACAATCCTTCGGACATCAGACGTTGAATTATTGAACGCACCGACTTCGTGAAGGGCATAAATCAATTCAACCAAGTCCGTTTTAGGAGCAGTCCATGTAAGGGATGACTGGGCGGAAGTCGAGTTGTCCTTCTGAAGTGTCCTGATACAATCCTGCACATAGGACTTGATCATTTCATTTGCTAGTATCTTTGAGAGCTTTATGTCAAATCCGGTAGCAAATTGCTGGTCATGGTTGATTGCCAAAACCGTGGGCACGGCACTTCTTTTAAAGTATGCATTGTCCAAGTATGAATTTCCTGATATACAATACTCATAGAAGTCCCGGTTGCTCAGGATATATGTCTGCATTTTTCTTAGTGTTTTGTTATAGTTCTCCAGCCGACTCTTTCGGTCGCGAAAGGCATCAAAGACCTGAATCGCAAATTTTCGTTTGTAGTAATAATACTGGCTGAGTAGCACGGGTTTCGTATTCTTGAAAAAATGAATTTCCTCAACAGCACCCTGAAAGGTGTATGTAAGCGTAAACGTTTTTAGTTCATGCAACAATTGATGCACGAAAGAAAGCACCTTGCCTGTTTGAGTCAGATCGGTCGTACTTTCCGTGGATTCGAATTCTGTCAGCCTGTTCTGTAGTCCTTCAGCGAATGTTGTAATATCCATACAATAACATGTTATAGGTTTATGCTGCTTCTGGTAGTCGATCTTCAATGATGAGTTTGATATCCTCTTTGATGTTGAGATATACATTTTGGATTTCCTGGGGAGTAACCTTCCGTACCTCTGGGATCGGCAGATAGGCTTCTTCTTCCTTCCGGATGGCCCGGTGATCATTGAGGATTTCGGAATGAAACACTTTGAGCTCGATCTTCTGGTCGGGATTGTCGGCCACCATGCCTACAAATTCCCCTGATGAAAGGGAAGCAATCTTGGAAGGTGGGATGGCCGAATCCATTTGCGTAGAGCGGCTGACGGAAGTGTCCATTCGATTGATAGAGACGCTTTCGCGTTCCTGAACAATTTTCCCAAAACGTTCTGATAGCGATTTTGCTGTGTCACCTACCACCTGGCCGCTGATGACATTGCCTACGATATTCATGATGACCTCCGCCTGTTCGCGCCCGTAATCTTTCTTCAATTGAGAATAGTCCTGTACAGCCAGTGTTACTGCCACCTTATTGGCACGCGCTGTCGCGATAAGCGTGTCGATGGAACCCCAATAGGCTGTTGGGAACTCATCCCCAATGATGCTGCATTTCAGTTTGTCCTTTTTGTTGACCAGCTTGATGAGACGAGATATGTAGAGCGAAAGGACGGCTCCGAAGATTTGTTGCTTCTGCGGATTATTCCCCATGCAAACAATTTTCGGTTCATTCGGATTATTAATGTCGAGGGTGAAATCGTTCCCGGAAAGCACATAATAAAGCTGAGGTGAAGAGAGACGCGCCATACCAATTTTTGCAGATGCAATCTGGCCTTCGAGTTGTTCCCAAGCTTCATGTCGGTAAGCCGATTCAAAGGGGTTGATGAGCACATCGATTTCCGGTTCGGTACGGAGGAGCGGGAACAGTGTCCGGTACTCCAGTTGCATCAACTCAATCACGTGGGGCAAGGTGCAGTAAATACCGTCTTTGTACTTTCGCAGAAACCAAATAGCAGCGGTTACAAAATTGATAGGTGACTCTACAAAGAAGTCGCCCTGCTTCTTTATCCAATCTTTGTTAAGCCCCAACATGATTGTCCGCGAGGATTCACTTGCATCGGTGATGTCTTCCATGGTAGCCGGATCGAGCGGATTGCATCGGTGATAGATCTTATCAAAGGCGATGACATAGAATTTCGGTTTTATCTTGTAGCGGCTGGCATACTTCACCAGCGTGTTATAGGCGATGATGGATAAATCGCTGAATTTGAAATCATAG carries:
- the mobC gene encoding conjugal transfer protein MobC yields the protein MSTGENEQALRKIIDMTRICSMVILCMHFYHYCHPALYKWGYTQEFTDRIMTNVSRTGLFNSIWNSKLLSLLFLFTSLIGAKGKKEEKISLRYSAILMVTGVLLFLLSHLIWYFHLSRLIMTAVYILIMTSGYIMILTGGTWLSRLIKLQLRNDIFNSLNESFPQEERLIENEYSVNLPAQYKLKGVIRKSWINFINPFRALLVIGTPGAGKSYFVIRHVITQTIKKGFCMFIYDFKFSDLSIIAYNTLVKYASRYKIKPKFYVIAFDKIYHRCNPLDPATMEDITDASESSRTIMLGLNKDWIKKQGDFFVESPINFVTAAIWFLRKYKDGIYCTLPHVIELMQLEYRTLFPLLRTEPEIDVLINPFESAYRHEAWEQLEGQIASAKIGMARLSSPQLYYVLSGNDFTLDINNPNEPKIVCMGNNPQKQQIFGAVLSLYISRLIKLVNKKDKLKCSIIGDEFPTAYWGSIDTLIATARANKVAVTLAVQDYSQLKKDYGREQAEVIMNIVGNVISGQVVGDTAKSLSERFGKIVQERESVSINRMDTSVSRSTQMDSAIPPSKIASLSSGEFVGMVADNPDQKIELKVFHSEILNDHRAIRKEEEAYLPIPEVRKVTPQEIQNVYLNIKEDIKLIIEDRLPEAA
- a CDS encoding RteC domain-containing protein; this encodes MDITTFAEGLQNRLTEFESTESTTDLTQTGKVLSFVHQLLHELKTFTLTYTFQGAVEEIHFFKNTKPVLLSQYYYYKRKFAIQVFDAFRDRKSRLENYNKTLRKMQTYILSNRDFYEYCISGNSYLDNAYFKRSAVPTVLAINHDQQFATGFDIKLSKILANEMIKSYVQDCIRTLQKDNSTSAQSSLTWTAPKTDLVELIYALHEVGAFNNSTSDVRRIVETMEALFNVNLGNYYRTFLGIRMRKTGQTAFLDQLKGRLMQRMSEMEGK